A region of Thermobifida halotolerans DNA encodes the following proteins:
- a CDS encoding MBL fold metallo-hydrolase: MAYRHTLPGIHRLGHAHVNLYLVVDDDGVTVVDTGLPATWPLLLRALRKVGAEPEQVRAVVLTHAHFDHLGLAARLRGQWRLPVWAHPEEFFVAAHPSQYQHENSRLWYPLRHPGGIPILTGMVAAGALTVDGVTDLSPLTPGEVLDVPGRPRIVFTPGHTFGHCALHLPEHDAVITGDALVTLDPYTGVEGPQIVSGAATADSARALESLEALAATRAAVVFPGHGRPWRDGVLSAVEQAAAAGPS; the protein is encoded by the coding sequence ATGGCCTACAGACACACGCTGCCGGGAATCCACCGCCTCGGACACGCCCACGTCAACCTGTACCTGGTGGTCGACGACGACGGGGTCACGGTCGTGGACACCGGCCTGCCCGCGACCTGGCCGCTGCTGCTGCGCGCGCTGCGGAAGGTCGGCGCGGAGCCCGAACAGGTGAGGGCGGTGGTGCTCACCCACGCGCACTTCGACCACCTGGGGCTCGCGGCGAGGCTGCGCGGGCAGTGGCGACTCCCGGTGTGGGCGCACCCGGAGGAGTTCTTCGTCGCCGCCCACCCCTCCCAGTACCAGCACGAGAACAGCCGGCTGTGGTACCCGCTGCGCCACCCGGGAGGCATCCCGATCCTCACGGGCATGGTCGCCGCGGGCGCGCTCACCGTCGACGGGGTGACGGACCTGTCCCCGCTCACCCCCGGAGAGGTGCTCGACGTCCCCGGACGTCCCCGGATCGTGTTCACCCCCGGGCACACCTTCGGCCACTGCGCGCTGCACCTGCCCGAGCACGACGCGGTCATCACCGGTGACGCCCTGGTGACCCTCGACCCCTACACCGGGGTCGAGGGGCCCCAGATCGTCTCGGGCGCCGCGACGGCGGACAGCGCCCGCGCACTCGAATCGCTGGAGGCGCTGGCGGCCACCCGGGCCGCGGTGGTGTTCCCCGGACACGGACGTCCCTGGAGGGACGGTGTGCTCAGCGCGGTGGAGCAGGCCGCGGCCGCCGGTCCGTCCTGA
- a CDS encoding DUF1269 domain-containing protein, whose protein sequence is MTHLVVFGVADRDRAEQALEIADDLARRELLQLRDAAYVYRDARGRPRIQQTLSTTGVGAAGGALWGTLIGTLFLSPVLGLAVGAAAGAVAGRLTDIGIDDGMIRDIGRQLQEGRAAVFLLARSATRDRVVEAFRPLEPVVLETSLTRKDEEELVRALQDEETAPSARRRSVREGS, encoded by the coding sequence ATGACGCATCTGGTGGTGTTCGGCGTGGCCGACCGGGACCGGGCGGAGCAGGCGCTGGAGATCGCCGACGACCTGGCCAGGAGAGAACTGCTGCAACTGCGGGACGCCGCCTACGTCTACCGGGACGCCAGGGGCAGACCGCGCATCCAGCAGACGCTGAGCACGACCGGTGTGGGGGCCGCGGGCGGCGCCCTGTGGGGCACACTGATCGGAACACTGTTTCTGTCCCCCGTCCTCGGTCTGGCCGTGGGGGCGGCCGCCGGGGCGGTCGCGGGCAGGCTGACCGACATCGGGATCGACGACGGCATGATCCGCGACATCGGCCGCCAACTGCAGGAGGGCAGGGCCGCGGTGTTCCTGCTGGCGCGCTCGGCCACCCGGGACCGCGTCGTCGAGGCGTTCCGGCCGCTCGAACCGGTCGTGCTGGAGACCAGCCTGACCAGGAAGGACGAGGAAGAACTCGTCAGGGCGCTGCAGGACGAGGAGACCGCCCCGTCCGCACGGCGGCGGTCCGTCCGGGAGGGAAGCTGA
- a CDS encoding metal-sulfur cluster assembly factor encodes MTAGNETAQTPQAPAAEADEALVEEITDALKDVIDPELGVNVVDLGLVYGLNVDDTSIVVDMTLTSAACPLTDVLEDQAASALDEFDREVKINWVWMPPWGPDKITEDGRDQLRMLGFNV; translated from the coding sequence ATGACCGCCGGAAACGAGACCGCCCAGACCCCGCAGGCCCCGGCCGCCGAGGCGGACGAGGCGCTCGTCGAGGAGATCACCGACGCGCTCAAGGACGTCATCGACCCCGAACTGGGCGTGAACGTCGTCGACCTCGGTCTGGTCTACGGGCTGAACGTGGACGACACCTCCATCGTCGTCGACATGACGCTGACCAGCGCCGCCTGTCCGCTCACCGACGTGCTGGAGGACCAGGCCGCCAGCGCGCTGGACGAGTTCGACCGCGAGGTCAAGATCAACTGGGTCTGGATGCCGCCGTGGGGTCCCGACAAGATCACCGAGGACGGTCGGGACCAGTTGCGGATGCTGGGCTTCAACGTCTGA
- the sufU gene encoding Fe-S cluster assembly sulfur transfer protein SufU, which translates to MKLDAMYQEIILDHYRNPHRKGLREPFDAESHHINPTCGDEVTLRVHLRPEQNGENGAATVADISYDSMGCSISQASASVMTELLVGKTVDEAMAVLEEFTALMQSRGQAEPDEDVLEDAVAFAGVSKYPARVKCALLAWMAWKDATAKSLATQKEGAA; encoded by the coding sequence ATGAAACTCGACGCGATGTACCAGGAGATCATCCTGGACCACTACCGCAACCCGCACCGCAAGGGGCTGCGGGAGCCGTTCGACGCCGAGAGCCACCACATCAACCCGACCTGCGGCGACGAGGTCACCCTCCGGGTGCACCTCAGGCCCGAGCAGAACGGGGAGAACGGCGCCGCCACGGTCGCCGACATCTCCTACGACAGCATGGGCTGCTCCATCAGCCAGGCCAGCGCCTCGGTCATGACCGAGCTGCTCGTCGGCAAGACCGTCGACGAGGCGATGGCCGTTCTGGAGGAGTTCACCGCGCTCATGCAGTCCAGGGGGCAGGCGGAGCCCGACGAGGACGTGCTGGAGGACGCGGTGGCCTTCGCCGGGGTGTCGAAGTACCCCGCCCGAGTCAAGTGCGCGCTGCTCGCCTGGATGGCGTGGAAGGACGCGACCGCCAAGTCACTGGCAACCCAGAAGGAGGGGGCCGCATGA
- a CDS encoding cysteine desulfurase, whose translation MTARELDVEAIRADFPILSRTVRDERPLVYLDSGATSQKPRQVLDAEREFYERHNAAVHRGAHQLAEEATDAYEAARATIAAFVGAPADEVVFTKNATEAVNLVAYAMSNAATAGEEFARLAVGPGDEVVVTEMEHHANLVPWQELCKRTGATLRWFGVTDEGRLDLSNLDELVNERTRVVALTHQSNVLGTVNPVRKVADRAHAVGALVLVDGAQSVPHMPVDVTELGADFLVFSGHKMCGPNGIGVLWGRGELLRAMPPFVSGGSMIGVVHMDHSTWADPPQRFEAGVPMAPQAVGLAAACDYLDSVGMDAVAAHEHALVEYALKHVGSIEGVRIVGPADAEARGGAVSFTVDDIHPHDVGQVLDDLGVAVRVGHHCAWPLHRRFATVATTRASFYLYNSFADVDALVEGIREAQRFFGVARS comes from the coding sequence GTGACAGCACGCGAGCTGGACGTCGAAGCGATCCGGGCGGACTTTCCGATCCTGTCCCGGACCGTCAGAGACGAGCGCCCGCTGGTGTACCTCGATTCCGGGGCGACCTCGCAGAAGCCCCGGCAGGTCCTCGACGCCGAGCGGGAGTTCTACGAACGCCACAACGCGGCGGTGCACAGGGGCGCGCACCAGCTCGCGGAGGAGGCCACCGACGCCTACGAGGCGGCCCGAGCCACCATCGCGGCCTTCGTCGGCGCCCCGGCCGACGAGGTGGTGTTCACCAAGAACGCCACCGAGGCGGTCAACCTCGTCGCCTACGCCATGAGCAACGCGGCCACCGCGGGCGAGGAGTTCGCCCGCCTGGCCGTGGGCCCGGGCGACGAGGTCGTGGTCACCGAGATGGAGCACCACGCCAACCTGGTGCCGTGGCAGGAGCTGTGCAAGCGCACCGGGGCGACGCTGCGCTGGTTCGGCGTCACCGACGAGGGCCGCCTCGACCTGTCGAACCTGGACGAGCTGGTCAACGAGCGCACCAGGGTCGTGGCGCTCACCCACCAGTCCAACGTGCTGGGCACCGTCAACCCGGTCCGGAAGGTGGCCGACCGGGCGCACGCCGTCGGCGCGCTGGTCCTGGTGGACGGCGCCCAGTCGGTGCCGCACATGCCGGTGGACGTCACCGAGCTCGGCGCCGACTTCCTGGTGTTCTCCGGCCACAAGATGTGCGGTCCCAACGGCATCGGCGTGCTGTGGGGACGCGGCGAACTGCTGCGCGCGATGCCGCCGTTCGTCTCGGGCGGCTCCATGATCGGCGTGGTGCACATGGACCACTCCACCTGGGCCGACCCGCCCCAGCGCTTCGAGGCCGGAGTGCCGATGGCCCCCCAGGCGGTCGGGCTGGCCGCGGCCTGCGACTACCTGGACTCCGTCGGCATGGACGCGGTCGCCGCCCACGAGCACGCCCTGGTGGAATACGCGCTCAAGCACGTCGGTTCCATCGAGGGCGTAAGAATCGTCGGACCGGCCGACGCCGAGGCACGCGGGGGAGCGGTGTCCTTCACCGTCGACGACATCCACCCCCACGATGTCGGACAGGTGCTGGACGACCTGGGCGTGGCCGTGCGCGTGGGACACCACTGCGCCTGGCCGCTGCACCGCAGGTTCGCTACGGTGGCCACCACCCGCGCCTCGTTCTACCTGTACAACTCCTTCGCCGACGTGGACGCCCTGGTCGAGGGAATCCGCGAGGCGCAGCGGTTCTTCGGCGTGGCCCGAAGCTAG
- the sufC gene encoding Fe-S cluster assembly ATPase SufC → MTTFEIRGLRADVLIGAEERQEILKGVDLTINSGETHAIMGPNGSGKSTLAYAVAGHPKYEITEGEVLLDGENVLEMSVDERARAGVFLAMQYPVEVPGVSMSNFLRSAVTAVRGEAPKLRAFSKELQESMKGLSIDPSFASRGVNEGFSGGEKKRHEILQLELVKPRIAILDETDSGLDVDALKVVSEGINRAKANNDMGVMLITHYTRILNYVKPDFVHVFAGGRVAESGGPELAETLEAEGYERFVKVGA, encoded by the coding sequence ATGACCACATTCGAGATCCGCGGTCTGCGCGCCGACGTCCTCATCGGAGCCGAGGAGCGGCAGGAGATCCTCAAGGGCGTCGACCTGACCATCAACTCCGGTGAGACCCACGCCATCATGGGCCCCAACGGCTCGGGCAAGTCCACCCTGGCCTACGCCGTCGCCGGACACCCCAAGTACGAGATCACCGAGGGCGAGGTCCTGCTCGACGGTGAGAACGTGCTGGAGATGAGCGTCGACGAGCGCGCCCGCGCCGGCGTGTTCCTCGCCATGCAGTACCCCGTCGAGGTCCCCGGCGTGTCGATGTCCAACTTCCTGCGCAGCGCCGTCACCGCCGTGCGCGGGGAGGCCCCGAAGCTGCGGGCCTTCTCCAAGGAACTGCAGGAGAGCATGAAGGGCCTGTCCATCGACCCCTCCTTCGCCTCCCGCGGCGTCAACGAGGGCTTCTCCGGCGGTGAGAAGAAGCGCCACGAGATCCTGCAGTTGGAGCTGGTCAAGCCCAGGATCGCCATCCTCGACGAGACCGACTCCGGCCTCGACGTCGACGCGCTCAAGGTCGTCTCCGAGGGCATCAACCGGGCCAAGGCCAACAACGACATGGGTGTGATGCTCATCACGCACTACACCCGCATCCTCAACTACGTCAAGCCCGACTTCGTCCACGTCTTCGCGGGCGGCCGGGTCGCCGAGTCCGGCGGTCCCGAGCTCGCCGAGACGCTGGAGGCCGAGGGCTACGAGCGCTTTGTGAAGGTGGGCGCTTAA
- a CDS encoding non-heme iron oxygenase ferredoxin subunit — protein MSSEGTYTRVCALGEVPEEGALGVEVDGTPVAIARSEGEVYAISDICSHAEVNLSEGEVEDGTIECWLHGSCFELRTGKPINPPATQAVPTYRVKIDGDDVLVSLDTEKA, from the coding sequence ATGAGTAGTGAAGGAACCTACACCAGGGTCTGCGCGCTCGGCGAGGTCCCCGAGGAGGGGGCGCTGGGCGTGGAGGTCGACGGCACGCCCGTCGCCATCGCCCGCAGCGAGGGCGAGGTGTACGCGATCAGCGACATCTGCTCGCACGCCGAGGTCAACCTCTCCGAGGGGGAGGTCGAGGACGGCACCATCGAGTGCTGGCTGCACGGCTCCTGCTTCGAACTGCGCACGGGCAAGCCGATCAACCCGCCGGCGACCCAGGCGGTCCCCACCTACCGAGTGAAGATCGACGGCGACGACGTACTCGTCTCGCTGGACACCGAGAAGGCGTGA
- the sufD gene encoding Fe-S cluster assembly protein SufD: protein MATPNLGIREHSHGGDLPVSKLDVHGSFDPDDFPKPTGREEEWRFTPLRRLRGLHDGRDIADGVADVKVTAPPEVVVETVGRDDARLGRSFLPSDRVSALAYRSFAEAVVVTVPKNTEASEPVFVTVTGTEQGDAYGHVLVRVETSASATVVLEYRGNSVYADNVEFVVDDGARLDVVSLQDWDRDAVHVSHQYTKVGRDARFRSVVVTLGGDLVRLSPKVGYTGPGGDAELYGLYFTGEAQHHEHRSLIDHNVSRTRSRVEYKGALSGEDAHAVWIGDVIIGEGTEGTDSYEHNRNLVLTDGTRVDSVPNLEIFTGEVEGAGHASASGRLDDVHLFYLQSRGIPADEARRLVIRGFFAEVLNRIEIPELRERIMDEVEEKLALHE from the coding sequence ATGGCCACCCCCAATCTCGGAATCAGGGAACACAGCCACGGCGGCGACCTTCCCGTCTCCAAACTCGACGTCCACGGATCCTTCGATCCCGACGACTTCCCCAAGCCCACCGGGCGCGAGGAGGAGTGGCGCTTCACCCCGCTGCGCAGGCTCCGCGGCCTGCACGACGGCCGTGACATCGCCGACGGCGTGGCCGACGTCAAGGTGACCGCCCCGCCGGAGGTCGTCGTCGAGACCGTGGGCCGCGACGACGCCCGCCTGGGCCGCTCCTTCCTGCCCAGCGACCGGGTCAGCGCCCTGGCCTACCGGTCCTTCGCCGAGGCCGTCGTCGTCACGGTGCCGAAGAACACCGAGGCGAGCGAGCCGGTGTTCGTCACCGTCACCGGCACCGAGCAGGGGGACGCCTACGGCCACGTGCTGGTCCGGGTCGAGACCTCCGCCTCGGCCACCGTGGTCCTGGAGTACCGCGGCAACTCGGTCTACGCCGACAACGTCGAGTTCGTCGTCGACGACGGCGCCCGGCTCGACGTCGTCAGCCTCCAGGACTGGGACCGCGACGCCGTCCACGTGTCGCACCAGTACACCAAGGTCGGGCGCGACGCGCGCTTCCGCAGCGTCGTGGTCACCCTCGGCGGGGACCTGGTGCGCCTGTCGCCGAAGGTCGGCTACACCGGCCCCGGCGGCGACGCCGAGTTGTACGGCCTGTACTTCACCGGCGAGGCCCAGCACCACGAGCACCGCTCGCTGATCGACCACAACGTCTCCCGCACCCGCAGCCGGGTCGAGTACAAGGGGGCGCTCAGCGGCGAGGACGCGCACGCGGTGTGGATCGGCGACGTGATCATCGGCGAGGGCACCGAGGGCACCGACTCCTACGAGCACAACCGCAACCTCGTGCTCACCGACGGCACCCGCGTGGACTCCGTGCCCAACCTGGAGATCTTCACCGGTGAGGTCGAGGGCGCCGGACACGCCAGCGCCAGCGGCCGCCTGGACGACGTGCACCTGTTCTACCTGCAGTCCCGCGGCATCCCCGCGGACGAGGCCCGGCGGCTGGTGATCCGCGGCTTCTTCGCCGAGGTCCTCAACCGCATCGAGATCCCCGAACTGCGGGAACGCATCATGGACGAGGTCGAGGAGAAGCTGGCGCTGCATGAGTAG
- the sufB gene encoding Fe-S cluster assembly protein SufB, with product MTSTAHPELEGLGTYEYGWADPDVAGASARRGLDEEVVRDISAKKNEPEWMRDLRLKALRLFTKKPLPTWGADLSKIDFDNIKYFVRSTEKQAASWEDLPEDIRRTYDKLGIPEAEKQRLVAGVAAQYESEVVYHQIREDLESQGVVFLDTDTALREHPELFKEYFGTVIPPGDNKFAALNTAVWSGGSFIYVPKNVHVEIPLQAYFRINTENMGQFERTLIIVDEGAYVHYVEGCTAPIYKSDSLHSAVVEIIVKKNARCRYTTIQNWSNNVYNLVTKRAVAYEGATMEWVDGNIGSQVTMKYPAVYLMGEHAKGETLSIAFAGEGQHQDTGSKMVHCAPNTSSTIVSKSVARGGGRASYRGLVQVQEGAEHSKSTVKCDALLIDTVSRSDTYPYVDVREDDVEMGHEATVSKVSEDQLFYLMSRGLDEDEAMAMIVRGFVEPIARELPMEYALELNRLIELQMEGAVG from the coding sequence ATGACGTCTACCGCGCACCCCGAGCTCGAAGGGCTCGGCACCTACGAGTACGGCTGGGCCGACCCCGACGTGGCCGGCGCCTCGGCGCGCCGCGGTCTCGACGAGGAGGTCGTCCGCGACATCTCGGCCAAGAAGAACGAGCCGGAGTGGATGCGGGACCTGCGCCTCAAGGCGCTCCGCCTGTTCACCAAGAAGCCGCTGCCCACCTGGGGCGCCGACCTGTCGAAGATCGACTTCGACAACATCAAGTACTTCGTGCGGTCCACCGAGAAGCAGGCCGCCTCCTGGGAGGACCTGCCCGAGGACATCCGCCGCACCTACGACAAGCTGGGCATCCCCGAGGCCGAGAAGCAGCGCCTGGTCGCCGGGGTCGCCGCGCAGTACGAGTCCGAGGTCGTCTACCACCAGATCCGCGAGGACCTGGAGTCCCAGGGCGTCGTCTTCCTGGACACCGACACCGCGCTGCGGGAGCACCCCGAGCTGTTCAAGGAGTACTTCGGCACGGTCATCCCACCCGGCGACAACAAGTTCGCCGCGCTCAACACCGCGGTGTGGAGCGGCGGCTCCTTCATCTACGTGCCCAAGAACGTGCACGTGGAGATCCCGCTGCAGGCCTACTTCCGGATCAACACCGAGAACATGGGCCAGTTCGAGCGGACGCTCATCATCGTCGACGAGGGCGCCTACGTCCACTACGTCGAGGGCTGCACCGCGCCGATCTACAAGTCGGACTCGCTGCACTCGGCGGTCGTCGAGATCATCGTCAAGAAGAACGCCCGCTGCCGCTACACGACCATCCAGAACTGGTCGAACAACGTCTACAACCTGGTGACCAAGCGTGCCGTCGCCTACGAGGGCGCCACCATGGAGTGGGTCGACGGCAACATCGGCTCCCAGGTCACCATGAAGTACCCGGCGGTCTACCTGATGGGCGAGCACGCCAAGGGCGAGACCCTGTCCATCGCCTTCGCGGGCGAGGGCCAGCACCAGGACACCGGTTCCAAGATGGTGCACTGCGCCCCCAACACCTCCTCGACCATCGTCTCCAAGTCGGTGGCCCGCGGCGGGGGCCGCGCCTCCTACCGCGGCCTGGTCCAGGTGCAGGAGGGGGCCGAGCACTCCAAGTCCACGGTCAAGTGCGACGCGCTGCTGATCGACACCGTCAGCCGCTCCGACACCTACCCGTACGTGGACGTCCGCGAGGACGACGTGGAGATGGGCCACGAGGCCACCGTCTCCAAGGTGAGCGAGGACCAGCTCTTCTACCTGATGAGCCGCGGTCTGGACGAGGACGAGGCCATGGCGATGATCGTCCGCGGGTTCGTCGAGCCCATCGCCCGCGAGCTCCCCATGGAGTACGCGCTGGAACTGAACCGGCTCATCGAGCTGCAGATGGAAGGAGCGGTCGGCTGA
- a CDS encoding helix-turn-helix transcriptional regulator, producing MGGKQCVEGTARTGASRTPAGHDLGAETGTRARVARLILEHGPITASALGERLGLTPAAIRRHLDNLMSEGMVEARDARPVGRRRRGRPARVFAITGAGRDAFVHGYDDLAASALRFLAEKAGPQAVAEFARRQVADLERRYRSVLAAAPPQQRVRLLADALSNDGYAASAGGAPAGGEQLCQHHCPVAHVAAEFPELCDAEVEAFARLLGTPVRRLATIAHGDGVCTTHVSPRDIGSLTAETRTQRDTDTQRHDRTSRPGGSA from the coding sequence ATGGGCGGGAAACAGTGTGTGGAGGGGACGGCCAGAACCGGCGCGTCCCGGACACCCGCTGGCCACGATCTGGGCGCCGAGACCGGCACCCGGGCACGGGTCGCCCGACTCATACTCGAACATGGTCCGATCACGGCGTCCGCGTTGGGCGAGCGGCTCGGGCTGACGCCGGCGGCCATCCGCCGCCACCTTGACAACCTGATGAGCGAGGGCATGGTCGAGGCCCGCGACGCCCGACCCGTCGGACGCCGCCGCAGGGGCAGGCCCGCCCGTGTCTTCGCGATCACCGGGGCCGGCCGCGACGCGTTCGTGCACGGCTACGACGACCTCGCAGCCAGCGCGCTGCGGTTCCTCGCCGAGAAGGCGGGACCGCAGGCCGTCGCCGAGTTCGCACGACGCCAGGTGGCCGACCTCGAACGCCGGTACCGCTCCGTGCTCGCCGCCGCGCCCCCGCAGCAGCGGGTCCGGTTGCTCGCCGACGCGCTGTCCAACGACGGCTACGCCGCCTCGGCGGGCGGGGCGCCGGCCGGGGGAGAGCAGTTGTGCCAGCACCACTGCCCGGTCGCCCACGTGGCGGCGGAGTTCCCCGAACTGTGCGACGCCGAGGTCGAGGCCTTCGCCCGGCTGCTGGGCACCCCGGTGCGCCGCCTGGCCACCATCGCGCACGGCGACGGCGTCTGCACCACCCACGTCAGCCCCCGCGACATCGGCTCCCTGACCGCCGAGACCCGCACCCAGCGGGACACGGACACACAACGCCACGACAGGACGTCTCGTCCAGGAGGATCCGCGTAA
- a CDS encoding ABC transporter ATP-binding protein, giving the protein MDTAAVEVTDLVKRYGAVTAVAGLSFTAARGAVTALLGPNGAGKTSTIEICEGFRRADAGRVRVLGLDPLRDAHTLKPRVGVMPQSGGVPTGARAGEWLRLMAAFHANPVPPETLLERLGLSSAARTPFRRLSGGQQQRLSLAAAVIGRPELVFLDEPTAGLDPQARIAAWELVAELRAAGVGVVLTTHYMEEAERLSDHVVIIDHGRVVADGPTADLTRGGQELRFRAGAGLDVSDLAAALPAGCAVTEHPGGHYTVACAGPTELGPGLVATVTTWCAANAVMPEDLRVHRRTLEDVFLELTGRDLRD; this is encoded by the coding sequence ATGGACACCGCTGCGGTCGAGGTCACCGACCTGGTCAAGCGCTACGGCGCCGTCACCGCCGTGGCCGGCCTGTCGTTCACGGCCGCCCGGGGAGCGGTGACGGCGCTGCTCGGCCCCAACGGCGCGGGCAAGACCTCGACGATCGAGATCTGCGAGGGGTTCCGCCGCGCCGACGCGGGCCGCGTCCGCGTCCTCGGCCTCGACCCGCTGCGCGACGCCCACACGCTCAAACCCCGGGTCGGCGTCATGCCGCAGAGCGGCGGGGTACCCACCGGCGCCCGCGCGGGCGAGTGGCTGCGCCTGATGGCCGCCTTCCACGCCAACCCGGTCCCGCCCGAGACCCTGCTGGAGCGGCTCGGCCTGTCCTCCGCGGCGCGCACCCCCTTCCGGCGGCTGTCGGGAGGCCAGCAGCAGCGCCTGTCCCTGGCCGCCGCCGTCATCGGCCGCCCCGAGCTGGTGTTCCTGGACGAGCCCACGGCGGGACTGGACCCGCAGGCCCGCATCGCCGCCTGGGAACTGGTCGCCGAGCTGCGCGCGGCGGGCGTGGGCGTGGTGCTGACCACGCACTACATGGAGGAGGCCGAACGGCTGTCCGACCACGTGGTGATCATCGACCACGGCCGGGTGGTCGCCGACGGCCCCACCGCCGACCTCACCCGCGGCGGACAGGAACTGCGGTTCCGCGCCGGCGCCGGGCTGGACGTGTCCGACCTCGCCGCGGCGCTGCCGGCGGGCTGCGCCGTCACCGAGCACCCCGGCGGCCACTACACGGTGGCCTGCGCCGGTCCGACCGAGCTCGGACCGGGGCTGGTGGCGACCGTGACCACCTGGTGCGCCGCCAACGCCGTCATGCCCGAGGACCTGCGCGTGCACCGGCGCACCCTCGAAGACGTCTTCCTCGAACTCACCGGCCGGGACCTGCGCGACTGA
- a CDS encoding ABC transporter permease, whose translation MPSSTSSTAPIDFTPNPGSAPAWRRISAQAGLELRLLLRNGEQLLLTLVIPVLLLVGFSVTSLLDLGERSRVDFLTPGVLALATMSTAFTGQAIGTGFERRYGVLKRLGATPLSRLGLLAAKTLAVLAVQLLQVSVICAVALALGWDPRGGAGGVLSAVVLVVLATAAFSSFALLMAGTLRAEATLAAANLVYVVLLGLGGVVFPVDRFPAAALPLIEALPITALSSGLRAVLADGATLPVGSVLVLLAWTGVGAALAGRFFRWE comes from the coding sequence ATGCCCTCCTCCACCTCCTCCACCGCTCCCATCGACTTCACCCCCAACCCGGGGTCGGCTCCCGCCTGGCGCCGGATCTCGGCCCAGGCCGGACTGGAGCTGCGGCTGCTGCTGCGCAACGGCGAGCAGCTTCTGCTGACCCTCGTCATCCCGGTGCTGCTGCTGGTCGGCTTCAGCGTCACCTCGCTGCTGGACCTGGGCGAGCGCTCCCGGGTGGACTTCCTGACCCCGGGCGTGCTCGCGCTGGCGACGATGTCCACCGCGTTCACCGGGCAGGCCATCGGTACCGGCTTCGAGCGCCGCTACGGGGTCCTCAAGCGCCTGGGCGCCACCCCCCTGTCGCGGCTGGGGCTGCTGGCCGCCAAGACCCTGGCGGTGCTGGCGGTCCAACTCCTGCAGGTGTCGGTCATCTGCGCGGTGGCGCTGGCGCTGGGCTGGGACCCGCGGGGCGGCGCGGGCGGCGTGCTGTCGGCGGTGGTCCTGGTGGTCCTGGCCACCGCCGCGTTCAGCTCCTTCGCCCTGCTCATGGCGGGCACGCTGCGCGCCGAGGCCACCCTGGCCGCCGCCAACCTGGTCTACGTGGTGCTCCTGGGCCTGGGCGGGGTGGTCTTCCCCGTCGACCGCTTCCCCGCGGCGGCGCTGCCCCTCATCGAGGCCCTGCCCATCACCGCCCTGTCGTCGGGCCTGCGCGCGGTGCTGGCCGACGGCGCGACCCTCCCGGTCGGCTCCGTGCTCGTCCTGCTCGCCTGGACCGGGGTCGGCGCGGCGCTGGCGGGCCGGTTCTTCCGCTGGGAGTGA